The proteins below come from a single Stutzerimonas stutzeri RCH2 genomic window:
- a CDS encoding extensin family protein gives MTFGRLFVLLLLLLAGFVLAVRQQLIDIPPRWNPWAPLDIREPPNLLTPLKLRRLQQDRSLCEQALATAPLRYVVVPDSTPEPGCPVENSVRVQGSDVRFNGPFLATCPLAAAYAMFELHGLQPAAQAVFGQPVVRIDHFGSFACRNIARSNRRSQHASANALDLAGFHLKNGTRITVARDWQGDGDKARFLRLVRDAACDAFNVTLGPEYNAAHHDHFHVDMGGFGMCR, from the coding sequence ATGACCTTTGGCCGCTTATTTGTGCTCCTCTTGCTACTGCTGGCGGGCTTCGTCCTGGCGGTCCGGCAGCAACTGATCGACATCCCGCCGCGCTGGAATCCCTGGGCGCCGCTGGACATCCGTGAGCCGCCGAATCTGTTGACTCCCCTCAAACTCAGGCGCCTGCAGCAGGATCGTTCGCTGTGCGAACAGGCGCTCGCTACGGCGCCGCTGCGCTATGTCGTCGTGCCGGACAGCACGCCGGAGCCCGGCTGTCCGGTGGAGAACAGCGTGCGGGTCCAGGGTTCGGACGTGCGCTTCAACGGACCTTTTCTCGCCACCTGCCCGCTGGCGGCGGCTTATGCGATGTTCGAGCTGCACGGTCTGCAACCGGCCGCGCAGGCGGTGTTCGGCCAGCCCGTGGTGCGCATCGATCATTTCGGCAGCTTCGCCTGCCGCAACATTGCCCGCAGCAATAGGCGCAGCCAGCACGCCAGCGCCAACGCACTGGATCTGGCCGGCTTTCACTTGAAAAACGGCACCCGTATCACCGTGGCGCGTGACTGGCAGGGCGACGGCGACAAGGCGCGCTTTCTGCGTCTGGTCCGCGACGCAGCCTGCGATGCGTTCAACGTCACGCTCGGGCCGGAGTACAACGCGGCCCATCACGACCACTTTCATGTTGACATGGGCGGTTTCGGCATGTGCCGCTGA
- a CDS encoding class I SAM-dependent methyltransferase encodes MSASNPLVRVEPLAAQFAAAAHDWALRLGLPQELEGAEFALQVGEAGLQLQLLEAQAPGPVRVDFVEGAAAHRRQFGGGSGQMIAKAVGIQPGVRPRVLDATAGLGRDAFVLATLGCEVSLIERQPLIAALLEDGLSRAAADSEVGAIAARMTLLKGNAIELMSQWQVEPPQVIYLDPMFPHRDKSALVKKEMRLFRPFVGDDMDAPALLAAALELASHRVVVKRPRKAPAIEGGKPGYSLEGKSSRYDIYPKKKLQG; translated from the coding sequence ATGTCTGCAAGCAATCCTCTGGTTCGGGTCGAGCCGCTCGCTGCGCAATTTGCTGCCGCAGCCCATGATTGGGCGCTGCGCCTGGGGTTACCGCAGGAGCTGGAAGGGGCCGAATTTGCGCTGCAGGTAGGTGAGGCCGGTCTGCAGTTGCAGCTGCTTGAGGCACAGGCTCCGGGGCCGGTGCGTGTGGACTTCGTCGAGGGTGCTGCCGCGCATCGACGTCAGTTCGGCGGTGGCAGCGGTCAGATGATCGCCAAGGCCGTGGGTATCCAGCCCGGCGTCCGGCCACGGGTGCTGGATGCGACCGCAGGGCTGGGGCGCGATGCGTTCGTGCTGGCGACGCTGGGCTGCGAGGTTAGCCTGATCGAACGCCAGCCGCTGATCGCCGCGCTGCTGGAGGATGGCCTGAGTCGCGCGGCAGCGGACTCCGAGGTCGGCGCGATCGCCGCGCGGATGACGCTGCTCAAAGGCAATGCCATCGAGTTGATGAGCCAGTGGCAGGTCGAGCCGCCGCAGGTCATCTACCTCGACCCGATGTTCCCACACCGTGACAAGAGCGCGCTGGTGAAGAAGGAGATGCGCCTGTTTCGGCCCTTCGTGGGCGACGATATGGATGCCCCCGCGCTGCTCGCCGCCGCGCTGGAACTGGCCAGCCATCGCGTGGTGGTCAAGCGCCCGCGCAAGGCGCCGGCAATCGAAGGCGGCAAGCCCGGCTACAGCCTGGAAGGCAAATCCAGCCGCTACGACATCTATCCGAAAAAGAAGCTGCAGGGCTGA
- a CDS encoding TetR/AcrR family transcriptional regulator: MTENHSVSPGPGRPKDPAKREAILAAAQVLFLGNGYEGSSMEAIAAEAGVSKLTLYSHFKDKEALFSAAVKTTCETRLPRRLFQVEADCDIETVLLAIGGAFNELVNSPESIGLHRVMVAMATHNPGLVKMFFDAGPQQLLCDLQQLFTTANTLGLLEVDDPLRAAEHFCSLIKGAQHFRLLVGYAEAPTDEEGSLHVRDAVSVFLRAYRR, from the coding sequence ATGACAGAAAACCACTCCGTATCACCCGGCCCAGGTCGCCCGAAGGACCCAGCCAAGCGCGAGGCAATCCTCGCTGCCGCGCAGGTGCTGTTTCTTGGCAACGGCTACGAAGGCAGCAGCATGGAGGCCATCGCCGCTGAAGCCGGCGTTTCCAAGCTCACGCTGTACAGCCACTTCAAGGACAAGGAAGCGTTATTCAGCGCAGCCGTGAAGACCACCTGCGAAACGCGCCTGCCGAGGCGGCTCTTTCAGGTGGAAGCGGATTGCGACATCGAGACGGTGCTGCTGGCGATCGGCGGCGCCTTCAATGAGCTGGTCAACAGTCCCGAGTCCATCGGCTTGCATCGGGTGATGGTGGCGATGGCGACGCACAATCCGGGACTGGTGAAGATGTTCTTCGATGCCGGCCCGCAGCAGCTGCTGTGCGATCTGCAACAGCTGTTCACCACGGCCAACACGCTTGGCCTGCTGGAAGTCGACGATCCGCTGCGGGCCGCTGAGCATTTCTGCTCGCTGATCAAGGGTGCCCAGCACTTCCGCCTGCTGGTCGGTTATGCCGAGGCGCCAACCGATGAGGAAGGCAGCTTGCACGTACGGGATGCGGTGAGCGTATTTCTGCGCGCCTATCGCCGCTGA
- a CDS encoding efflux RND transporter periplasmic adaptor subunit produces the protein MFRHALSLASMFGCALALVACGNGEPPQQLPRPVMVVQPQPASEARESYPGEVHARYEPELAFRIGGKVVERLVEAGDRVRKDQPLARLDPQDVRLQLDGMRAQVAAAEANLRVAKAEHDRYKALLGRQLVSQSQFDNADNAYRAAAARLQQARAEFDVASNQVDYAVLRATSDGLIAQRRIEVGQVVAAGQTAFVLAADGEREVAIDLPEQSLERYRVGQDVEVELWSQPGRHYLGKIRELSPAADAQSRTYSARVAFSEQEVPAELGQSALVSIRRAGEVALAVPLSALSAEQGRAHVWRLKADSTVERVEVRTGPFGEQLVPVLEGLEADDWIVLAGVQMLSDHQSVRPVDRHNRPVELAAQE, from the coding sequence GTGTTCCGACATGCCTTGTCCCTTGCCTCCATGTTCGGTTGTGCCCTTGCCCTGGTCGCCTGCGGCAACGGCGAACCGCCGCAGCAGCTGCCTCGTCCGGTCATGGTGGTGCAGCCGCAGCCTGCCAGCGAAGCGCGCGAAAGCTATCCCGGTGAGGTGCACGCGCGCTACGAGCCTGAACTGGCGTTTCGTATAGGCGGCAAGGTCGTCGAGCGCTTGGTGGAAGCCGGTGATCGCGTGCGCAAGGATCAGCCTCTGGCGCGGCTCGATCCGCAGGACGTGCGGCTGCAGCTGGACGGCATGCGCGCCCAAGTGGCGGCAGCGGAAGCCAATTTGCGGGTGGCCAAGGCGGAACACGACCGCTACAAGGCGTTGCTTGGTCGCCAGCTGGTCAGCCAGTCGCAGTTCGACAATGCCGACAACGCCTATCGCGCCGCGGCTGCCCGTTTGCAGCAGGCACGGGCCGAGTTCGATGTGGCCAGCAACCAGGTCGACTACGCCGTGCTGCGCGCCACCAGTGATGGTCTGATCGCGCAGCGCCGCATCGAGGTCGGTCAGGTGGTAGCCGCTGGACAGACCGCCTTCGTGCTCGCTGCCGATGGCGAGCGCGAAGTTGCCATCGATCTGCCGGAGCAGTCGCTGGAGCGCTACCGGGTTGGCCAGGATGTCGAGGTCGAACTCTGGTCGCAGCCGGGGCGCCACTATCTCGGCAAAATTCGCGAGCTCTCTCCGGCGGCCGATGCGCAGTCGCGGACCTATTCCGCCCGCGTCGCCTTCAGCGAGCAGGAGGTGCCAGCGGAGCTTGGGCAGAGCGCGCTGGTGAGCATTCGCCGTGCTGGCGAGGTTGCGCTGGCGGTGCCGCTCTCGGCGCTGAGCGCCGAGCAGGGCAGGGCGCATGTCTGGCGGCTGAAGGCCGATTCTACTGTGGAGCGGGTGGAAGTGCGGACCGGGCCGTTCGGTGAGCAACTGGTGCCGGTACTCGAGGGGCTGGAGGCCGACGACTGGATCGTCCTGGCCGGGGTGCAGATGCTCAGCGATCACCAGTCGGTTCGCCCGGTGGATCGCCACAATCGCCCCGTCGAGCTGGCCGCCCAGGAGTAA
- a CDS encoding efflux RND transporter permease subunit, with the protein MRFNLSAWALQNRQIVVYLMLLLAIVGALSYSKLGQSEDPPFTFKAMVIQTQWPGATAEEMSRQVTERIEKKLMETGEYERIVSFSRPGESNVTFMARDSMRSKDIPDLWYQIRKKIGDIQHTFPPGVRGPFFNDEFGTTFGNIYALTGSGFDYAILKDYADRIQLQLQRVKSVGKVELIGLQDEKIWIELSNVKLATLGVPLEAVRQALEAQNAVTAAGFVETISDRVQLRVTGSFETVKQIRDFPIRVAGRTFRIGDVAEVHRGFNDPPAPRMRFMGEPALGLAVSMKSGGDILVLGQALEQEFARLQQELPAGMQLRKVSDQPAAVKTGVGEFVKVLIEALVIVLLVSFFSLGVRTGLVVALSIPLVLAMTFAAMSYLDIGLHKISLGALVLALGLMVDDAIIAVEMMAIKMEQGYDRLKAASFAWTSTAFPMLTGTLITAAGFLPIATANSSTGEYTRSIFQVVAISLIASWIAAVMFVPLIGEKLLPDLAKKTAHKHGTSSEGHDPYATPFYQRVRRLVTFCVRRRKTVILLTLAIFAAAVVLFRLVPQQFFPASGRLELMVDLKLAEGASLKATEAEVRRLEELLKERAGIDNYVAYVGTGSPRFYLPLDQQLPATSFAQFVVLADSIESREALRSWLIERMREDFPSLRGRVTRLENGPPVGYPVQFRVTGEHIDVVRGLARQVAAKVNENPHVANVHLDWQEPSKMVRLNVDQDRARALGVTTAELSGFLRRTFTGSSVSQFREDNELIEILLRGTERERLELSMLPSLAIPTESGRSVPLSQVATLEYGFEEGVIWHRNRLPTVTVRADVYGEQQPAALVREIEPTLAEIRDQLPGGYLLEVGGTVEDSERGQRSVNAGMPLFVIVVLTLLMAQLKSFSRSAMVFLTAPLGIIGVALFLLLFGQPFGFVAMLGTIALSGMIMRNSVILVDQIEQDIGAGQARFSAIVEATVRRFRPIVLTALASVLAMIPLSRSIFFGPMAVAIMGGLIVATALTLLFLPALYAAWFRVREDEASAR; encoded by the coding sequence ATGCGCTTCAATCTTTCCGCCTGGGCGCTGCAGAACCGGCAGATCGTCGTTTACCTGATGCTGCTGCTGGCGATCGTCGGCGCGCTGTCCTACAGCAAGCTCGGCCAGAGCGAGGACCCGCCATTCACCTTCAAGGCGATGGTCATCCAGACACAGTGGCCGGGCGCTACCGCCGAGGAAATGTCGCGCCAGGTCACCGAGCGCATCGAGAAGAAACTGATGGAAACCGGCGAGTACGAGCGCATCGTCTCGTTCTCCCGGCCGGGCGAATCCAACGTGACGTTCATGGCGCGCGACTCGATGCGCTCGAAGGACATCCCTGACCTCTGGTACCAGATTCGCAAGAAGATCGGCGACATCCAGCACACCTTTCCGCCGGGAGTGCGTGGACCGTTCTTCAACGACGAGTTCGGCACCACCTTCGGCAACATCTACGCCCTGACCGGCAGCGGTTTCGACTACGCGATCCTCAAGGACTACGCCGATCGCATCCAGTTGCAGCTGCAGCGAGTGAAAAGCGTTGGCAAGGTCGAGCTGATCGGCCTGCAGGACGAGAAGATCTGGATCGAGCTGTCCAACGTCAAACTGGCCACGCTCGGCGTTCCGCTGGAGGCTGTGCGTCAGGCGCTGGAGGCGCAGAACGCGGTGACTGCCGCCGGTTTCGTCGAGACCATCAGCGATCGGGTGCAGTTGCGCGTCACCGGCAGCTTCGAGACGGTCAAGCAGATTCGCGATTTCCCCATCCGCGTGGCCGGCCGCACCTTCCGTATCGGCGATGTTGCCGAGGTACATCGCGGCTTCAACGACCCACCCGCGCCGCGCATGCGCTTCATGGGCGAGCCGGCGCTGGGGCTGGCGGTATCGATGAAAAGCGGTGGCGACATCCTGGTACTGGGCCAGGCACTGGAGCAGGAATTCGCTCGCCTGCAGCAGGAGTTGCCGGCGGGGATGCAGCTGCGCAAGGTGTCGGATCAGCCGGCTGCGGTGAAGACCGGCGTCGGTGAGTTCGTCAAGGTGCTGATCGAAGCGCTGGTGATCGTGCTGCTGGTGAGCTTCTTCTCGCTCGGCGTGCGCACCGGTCTGGTGGTGGCGCTATCGATTCCGCTGGTGCTGGCGATGACCTTTGCCGCCATGAGCTATCTGGACATCGGCCTGCACAAGATCTCCCTCGGTGCCCTTGTACTGGCCCTCGGGCTGATGGTGGACGACGCGATCATTGCGGTGGAGATGATGGCGATCAAGATGGAACAGGGCTACGACCGCCTCAAGGCCGCCAGCTTCGCCTGGACCAGTACGGCGTTCCCGATGCTGACCGGCACACTGATTACCGCCGCCGGCTTTCTGCCCATCGCCACCGCGAACTCCAGTACCGGTGAATACACCCGTTCGATCTTCCAGGTGGTGGCCATCTCGCTGATCGCGTCCTGGATCGCCGCGGTGATGTTCGTGCCGTTGATCGGCGAGAAGCTGCTGCCCGACCTGGCCAAGAAAACCGCACACAAGCACGGCACGAGCAGCGAAGGTCACGATCCCTATGCCACGCCGTTCTACCAGCGCGTGCGTCGCCTGGTGACCTTCTGCGTGCGCCGGCGCAAGACTGTCATCCTGCTCACCCTGGCGATTTTCGCCGCCGCGGTAGTGCTGTTCCGTCTGGTGCCGCAACAGTTCTTCCCGGCGTCCGGCCGTTTGGAGCTGATGGTCGATCTCAAACTGGCTGAAGGCGCTTCGCTCAAGGCCACCGAAGCCGAGGTTCGGCGCCTGGAGGAGCTGCTCAAGGAGCGGGCCGGTATCGACAACTACGTGGCCTACGTCGGCACCGGCTCGCCGCGTTTCTACCTGCCGCTGGACCAGCAGCTGCCGGCGACCAGCTTCGCCCAGTTCGTCGTGCTGGCGGACAGCATCGAATCCCGTGAAGCCCTACGCAGCTGGCTGATCGAGCGCATGCGCGAGGATTTCCCCAGCCTGCGCGGCCGCGTGACACGACTGGAGAACGGCCCGCCGGTGGGCTATCCGGTGCAGTTCCGCGTTACCGGCGAGCACATCGACGTGGTTCGTGGGCTGGCTCGCCAGGTCGCTGCCAAGGTCAATGAGAACCCGCACGTGGCCAACGTCCATCTGGACTGGCAGGAGCCGAGCAAGATGGTTCGGCTCAACGTCGATCAGGATCGCGCCCGCGCGCTGGGCGTGACCACTGCCGAGCTGTCCGGCTTCCTGCGACGCACCTTCACCGGTAGCAGCGTCAGCCAGTTCCGCGAAGACAACGAACTGATTGAGATCCTCCTGCGCGGCACCGAGCGCGAGCGGCTTGAGCTGTCGATGCTGCCGAGCCTGGCCATTCCCACCGAGAGCGGGCGCAGCGTGCCGCTGTCGCAGGTGGCGACGCTCGAATACGGCTTCGAGGAGGGCGTGATCTGGCATCGCAACCGTCTGCCGACGGTTACCGTGCGCGCCGACGTTTACGGAGAGCAGCAGCCAGCCGCGCTGGTGCGGGAGATCGAGCCGACGCTGGCGGAAATCCGTGATCAGCTGCCCGGCGGCTATCTGCTCGAGGTGGGCGGCACTGTCGAGGATTCCGAGCGCGGTCAGCGTTCGGTTAATGCCGGCATGCCGCTGTTCGTCATCGTCGTGCTGACCTTGCTGATGGCGCAGCTCAAGAGCTTCTCGCGCTCGGCCATGGTGTTTCTCACGGCACCGCTGGGGATCATCGGTGTGGCGCTGTTCCTGCTGTTGTTCGGCCAGCCGTTCGGCTTCGTCGCCATGCTTGGCACCATCGCCTTGTCGGGGATGATCATGCGCAACTCGGTGATTCTGGTAGACCAGATCGAGCAGGACATCGGTGCAGGTCAGGCGCGTTTCAGCGCCATCGTCGAGGCCACCGTGCGGCGCTTCCGGCCCATCGTGCTCACCGCGCTGGCGTCGGTACTGGCGATGATTCCGCTGTCGCGCAGTATCTTCTTCGGGCCGATGGCGGTGGCGATCATGGGCGGGCTGATCGTCGCCACCGCGCTGACGCTGCTGTTCCTGCCGGCGCTATACGCGGCCTGGTTCCGGGTTCGCGAAGACGAGGCGAGCGCCCGCTGA
- a CDS encoding TetR/AcrR family transcriptional regulator encodes MASNKRDQLLNTAEDLFYREGYHATGIDRILAESGVAKMTLYKHFKSKDELILAVLEARHELMLTRLRERASKMPPREALLRVFDGLHGMIHGGEQFCGCLFINAAAEYQDREHPIHQRSAAYKGELQAYLRELLERMSAPNATQLARQLQYLLEGALSMAHIEGPGEQALDAKAAAECLLNAAGI; translated from the coding sequence ATGGCATCGAACAAGCGCGACCAGTTGCTCAACACCGCAGAGGATCTGTTCTATCGCGAGGGTTATCACGCCACGGGTATCGACCGCATCCTGGCCGAATCCGGCGTGGCCAAGATGACCCTGTACAAGCACTTCAAGTCCAAGGACGAGCTGATCCTCGCCGTGCTCGAGGCGCGTCACGAGCTGATGCTGACGCGCCTGCGCGAGCGGGCCAGCAAGATGCCGCCACGCGAAGCGCTACTGCGCGTGTTCGATGGCCTGCACGGGATGATCCATGGTGGCGAGCAGTTCTGCGGCTGCCTGTTCATCAATGCAGCGGCCGAGTACCAGGACCGTGAGCACCCCATCCATCAGCGCTCGGCGGCCTACAAAGGCGAGCTGCAGGCCTACTTGCGCGAACTGCTGGAGCGCATGAGTGCACCTAACGCGACGCAGCTGGCGCGGCAGCTGCAGTACCTGCTCGAAGGCGCGCTGAGCATGGCGCATATCGAAGGGCCAGGCGAGCAGGCGCTGGACGCCAAGGCCGCCGCCGAATGCCTGCTGAACGCCGCAGGCATCTGA
- a CDS encoding Zn-dependent hydrolase — translation MTAQNRALANGRWLPGKRSGVWLLLAVALLLPLSGSADDTQAAEGLRFSLVKTAQSESGDFLLRRGGWQELPPTQHIAVLIEHRGHRLLFGTALGRQIETQWNAELPWRTKRYGTVQPVRDQLEKDRLTVDRIVLGCVRWEHASGLADYPEVPVLASSETLDYLEAATAPAVLASQFRHPVRWQSLDFRSRPYLGHARSLDLYGDGKLVLVPLSGHGAVGLYLTLDDGRRFFFRGDRPEHSADGVPEGVATLQDAATQTALGYYPRWVQ, via the coding sequence ATGACCGCACAGAACAGAGCGCTGGCCAATGGTCGCTGGTTGCCGGGCAAGCGGAGCGGAGTGTGGCTGTTGTTGGCTGTCGCTCTGTTGCTGCCGCTGTCCGGCTCTGCCGATGACACGCAGGCAGCAGAGGGGCTGCGTTTCAGCCTGGTGAAGACAGCGCAGAGCGAAAGTGGCGATTTCCTGCTCCGCAGGGGCGGTTGGCAAGAGTTGCCCCCAACTCAGCACATCGCGGTGCTTATCGAGCATCGCGGCCATCGGTTGCTGTTCGGTACCGCCCTGGGACGGCAGATCGAGACACAGTGGAATGCCGAGCTGCCGTGGCGGACCAAGCGTTACGGGACTGTACAACCGGTGCGCGATCAGCTGGAAAAGGATCGGCTGACGGTCGATCGCATCGTGCTGGGTTGCGTGCGCTGGGAGCACGCCTCGGGCCTGGCCGATTATCCCGAGGTGCCAGTACTGGCCAGTTCGGAGACGCTTGACTACCTGGAAGCGGCGACAGCGCCGGCTGTGCTTGCCAGCCAGTTTCGCCATCCGGTGCGCTGGCAGTCGCTGGACTTCCGCTCCCGGCCGTATCTGGGGCATGCACGAAGCCTGGACCTCTATGGGGATGGGAAGCTGGTCCTGGTTCCGCTCTCCGGCCATGGGGCCGTCGGCCTTTATCTGACTCTCGACGATGGGCGTCGCTTCTTCTTCCGCGGCGACCGCCCGGAGCACAGCGCGGATGGCGTGCCGGAAGGCGTCGCAACGTTGCAGGATGCCGCCACACAGACCGCGCTCGGCTATTACCCACGCTGGGTGCAGTGA
- a CDS encoding bifunctional diguanylate cyclase/phosphodiesterase yields MKTDSCAPLASVIDLLLDAICVVDAQGNIVYVNAACERIFGYTPEEMVGRRMLEMVYPEDRARTVAAAHEVMASQPLLHFENRYVRKDGSVAHIMWSACWSTDNKLRIGVARDITQRKQSEAMQAALYSISEAAHGAKDLAALYQQIHLTIARLLPVDDFIVAIRNAASGELTYPYQALALDSTGLPAEPAASLCFSVLHGAQPLRFNADSMRALALPLGDGDIRAWWLGVPLNSSEGVIGVLLLKSTAVPYTEKDQELLQFVSTQVVTAIERQQLYARLHRMAQYDELTGLPNRACFRDRLSTALARVRRNGGRIALLYVDLDRFKQINDTYGHGGGDQLLRAVADRLTACVRDTDTVARLGGDEFVVLLESIAEPEDAQRVVEKVRSAFEQPLSITGHSLEIGMSIGIALYPEDGETETQLLKQADDRMYLMKARGGQQSVDCD; encoded by the coding sequence GTGAAGACGGATAGCTGCGCGCCCCTGGCGAGTGTCATCGATCTGTTGCTGGATGCCATTTGCGTTGTCGATGCGCAGGGCAACATCGTCTACGTAAATGCCGCCTGTGAGCGCATCTTCGGTTATACGCCGGAGGAAATGGTGGGCAGGCGGATGCTCGAAATGGTCTATCCCGAAGACCGTGCCCGCACCGTGGCCGCCGCTCACGAAGTCATGGCCAGCCAGCCGCTGCTGCACTTCGAAAATCGTTATGTGCGCAAGGACGGCAGCGTGGCGCACATCATGTGGTCTGCCTGCTGGTCAACAGACAACAAGCTGCGTATCGGCGTGGCGCGCGACATTACCCAGCGCAAGCAGTCCGAAGCCATGCAGGCGGCGCTCTATTCGATTTCCGAAGCTGCGCACGGAGCCAAGGATCTCGCCGCTCTCTATCAGCAGATTCATCTGACCATTGCTCGTCTGCTGCCGGTGGACGATTTCATCGTCGCCATCCGCAATGCTGCCAGCGGCGAGCTGACTTATCCCTACCAGGCGCTGGCGCTCGATTCGACCGGTCTGCCAGCGGAGCCCGCGGCGTCTCTGTGCTTTTCCGTTCTGCATGGCGCACAGCCGTTGCGCTTCAATGCTGACTCGATGCGTGCTCTGGCGCTCCCGCTCGGTGACGGGGATATCCGTGCCTGGTGGCTGGGTGTGCCGCTCAACTCGAGCGAGGGCGTGATCGGCGTGCTGTTGCTCAAGAGCACAGCGGTGCCCTACACCGAAAAGGATCAGGAGCTGTTGCAGTTCGTCTCGACCCAGGTGGTCACGGCCATTGAACGCCAGCAGCTGTATGCGAGGCTGCATCGTATGGCGCAGTACGACGAACTCACCGGGCTGCCAAATCGCGCGTGCTTCCGTGACCGCCTGAGCACGGCACTTGCGCGCGTGCGGCGCAACGGCGGGCGTATCGCCTTGCTCTATGTTGACCTGGACCGTTTCAAGCAGATCAACGATACCTACGGCCACGGCGGTGGTGATCAGCTGCTGCGTGCCGTTGCCGATCGCCTGACCGCCTGCGTGCGCGACACCGATACCGTAGCGCGTCTGGGTGGCGATGAGTTCGTCGTACTGCTGGAAAGCATCGCCGAACCGGAGGATGCCCAGCGCGTGGTCGAGAAGGTGCGTAGCGCCTTTGAACAGCCACTGAGCATCACCGGGCACAGCCTGGAGATCGGCATGAGCATCGGCATCGCGTTGTACCCGGAGGACGGCGAGACTGAGACGCAGCTGCTCAAGCAGGCCGACGATCGCATGTACCTGATGAAGGCCCGTGGGGGCCAGCAATCGGTGGACTGCGACTGA
- the mapR gene encoding GntR family transcriptional regulator MpaR (MapR regulates genes involved in Pseudomonas quinolone signal (PQS) production and anthranilate metabolism), with the protein MKRYEKFADEIAELIRSGVLAPGEKVPSVRHASRTYGVSPSTVFQAYYLLEDRGLIQARARSGYFVREHAKRPLHEPDISSRPAETTDVGVSELVFSVLASLRDPATVPFGSAFPSPELFPLQRLARSMAQSVRDMPAREVIAEMTAGNPDLRRQIALRYMVSGVMLPMDELVITTGAMEALNLCLQVVTEPGDLVAIEAPAFYATLQVLERLKLKAVEIPVHPREGIDLDILADRLAHLPIKACWFMSSLQNPLGASMGEAKKQQLYELLQRHQVPLIEDDVYAELYFTREPPKPVKSHDREGLVMHCGSFSKSLAPGYRVGWVAGGRYAEQIARLKLMTTISPSVPAQAAIADYLQHGGYDRHLRKLRHALEMQQGAMLASAARHFPASTRVTRPSGGYFLWFEFPEQVDSLQLLQLALAQGISLAPGPIFSATQRFSNCARLNHGHPWDVRSEQAMELLGRMLKSF; encoded by the coding sequence ATGAAGCGCTACGAGAAATTCGCCGATGAGATTGCCGAACTGATCCGCAGTGGCGTGCTCGCGCCGGGAGAAAAGGTGCCCTCGGTGCGCCACGCCAGCCGCACCTACGGCGTCAGCCCGTCCACCGTGTTCCAGGCGTACTACCTATTGGAAGACCGCGGGCTGATCCAGGCGCGGGCGCGTTCGGGCTATTTCGTCCGCGAACATGCCAAGCGCCCGTTGCACGAACCGGACATCAGCAGCCGCCCGGCAGAGACCACCGACGTCGGCGTCAGCGAGCTGGTGTTCTCGGTGCTCGCCTCGCTGCGCGACCCAGCCACTGTGCCCTTCGGTTCGGCCTTCCCCAGCCCCGAGCTGTTTCCCCTGCAGCGCCTAGCGCGCTCGATGGCGCAGAGCGTGCGCGACATGCCGGCACGCGAAGTGATCGCCGAGATGACCGCGGGGAACCCTGATTTGCGCCGACAGATCGCCCTGCGCTACATGGTCAGCGGCGTGATGCTGCCGATGGACGAACTGGTGATCACCACCGGTGCGATGGAGGCACTCAATCTGTGCCTGCAGGTGGTGACCGAACCGGGCGATCTGGTAGCGATCGAGGCGCCAGCGTTCTATGCCACGCTGCAGGTGCTGGAACGGCTCAAGCTCAAGGCGGTGGAGATCCCGGTGCACCCGCGCGAAGGCATCGACCTGGACATCCTCGCCGATCGCCTCGCGCACCTGCCGATCAAGGCCTGCTGGTTCATGAGCAGCCTGCAGAACCCGCTGGGTGCGAGCATGGGCGAGGCGAAGAAGCAGCAGCTCTATGAGCTGTTGCAGCGCCATCAGGTGCCGCTGATCGAGGATGATGTCTACGCCGAGCTGTACTTCACCCGCGAGCCGCCCAAGCCGGTGAAAAGCCATGATCGCGAAGGTCTGGTGATGCACTGCGGCTCATTCTCCAAGAGCCTGGCGCCCGGTTACCGGGTCGGCTGGGTCGCCGGCGGTCGCTATGCCGAACAGATCGCCCGGCTCAAGCTGATGACCACCATCTCGCCATCCGTGCCGGCCCAGGCCGCCATCGCTGACTATCTGCAGCATGGCGGCTACGACCGTCACCTGCGCAAGCTACGTCACGCATTGGAGATGCAACAGGGCGCAATGCTCGCCTCCGCCGCCCGCCATTTCCCGGCCAGCACACGGGTCACGCGGCCCAGCGGTGGGTACTTTCTCTGGTTCGAATTTCCCGAGCAGGTGGATTCGCTGCAGCTGCTGCAACTGGCGCTGGCCCAGGGCATCAGCCTGGCACCAGGGCCGATCTTCTCGGCGACTCAGCGCTTTAGCAACTGCGCGCGGCTGAATCACGGCCACCCATGGGATGTGCGCAGCGAGCAGGCGATGGAGTTGCTGGGCAGGATGCTGAAGTCGTTCTGA